From the genome of bacterium:
GACGCGGGCCGGCCTGCTGACCTCGCCCCTGCGCGCTCGTTTCGGGGTCTCGTTCCGCCTCGATTTCTACGAGCCCGAGCGGCTGCGCGAGATCGTCTTGCGCTCGGCGCGGATCCTCGACAAGGCGATCGCGCCCGAGGCCGCCCTCGAGATCGCCCGGCGCAGCCGCGGTACCCCGCGCGTGGCCAACCGCTTGCTGCGCCGCGTCCGCGATTTCGCCCAGATCCTCGGCGAACCCGAGATCACCCTCGAACGCACCATGGCGGCGCTGCAACGCCTCGACGTCGATGAGTCCGGCCTCGATGACATGGACAAGCGCATCCTGCTGACGGTGATCGACAAGTTCAGCGGCGGACCGGTCGGCCTCAACACCCTGGCCGTCGCCATCGGCGAGGAGAGCGATACCATCGAGGAGCTCTACGAGCCCTATCTGATCCAGTCCGGGTTCCTCAACCGGACGCCCCGTGGCCGGGTCGCTACAGCGGCCGCTTATGCCCATTTCGGCCGCAAACAAGGCCATCCCCTGCAGGGACAGCTCTTCGAGTAACGCTGTCCCTGGCAAAACAGCATTACGATGCTGGAGTACCTGATCCCCGTCGCGAAATCCGGCGCGATCCGGATTCACCACTCTATAGAGGAGGAATCGCCGCGATGAAATTGTCCGATTTCAAGTATAATCTGCCCGAGAAGTTGATTGCGCAATATCCCAGCGAGGAGCGCGACCAGTGCCGCCTGATGATCCTCAACCGAGAAACCGGCACCATGGAGGAGGGCATCTTCGCCGATGTGATCGATTACATGGAAAAGGGCGACAGCCTGGTCATCAACCAGACCAAGGTTTTCCCGGCCCGCTTGGAGGGGAGTAAGGACAAGACCGACGCCCGCGTCGAGGTCTTTCTCCTGCGCGAACTTGAACTGGGTCTCTGGGAGGTCCTGGTGAAACCGGCGCGCAAGGTGCGCGTCGGCAATCGCCTGACTATCGGCAACGAACTGGCCTGCGACGTCATCGATAACACCGTCTCCGGCGGACGCGTCGTCCGCTTCAATTACAGCGGCGATTTTTACGAGATCGTCGACCGCATCGGCAAGTCGCCGCTGCCGCCCTATATCAAGCGCGAACCCGAGCCGAGCGACAAAGAACGCTACCAGACCGTCTACGCCCGGGACCGCGGCGCGGTCGCGGCGCCGACCGCCGGTCTGCACTTTACACCCGCCCTTTTAAAAAAGATCAAGGCCAAGGGGGTCAAGGTGGTTCCGCTCACCCTCCATCTCGGCCTGGGCAGCTTCCGTACGGTGGTGGTCGAGGATCTGAGCCGCCACAAGATGGACTCCGAGTTTTTTGAGATCTCCGATGAAGCGGCTGCGGCGATCAACGAGACCATGCGCAGCAAGCACAAGGTCATCGCCGTCGGCACCAGTGTCGTGCGCGCTCTCGAAGCCAATGTCACCTCCGAGGGTTGGGCGAAGTCCGGCCACGGCTGGACCGATAAGTTCATTTATCCGCCCTACGATTTCAAGATCGTCGACCGGCTCATCACCAATTTTCATCTGCCGCAATCGACCCTGCTGATGCTGATCTCCGCCTTCGCCGGCCGCGATCTGGTCTTCAAGGCCTATCGCAAGGCGATCCGCGACAAGTTCATGTTCTTCAGCTACGGCGACAGCATGCTGATCCTCTAACCGGCTGACTTCGAACGGATGGAAAAGAGCGCGAGCTGTACTGCCCTCATTGTTGCCGCCGGCCAGGGCAAGCGCTTCGGCGGGGCGGTGAGCAAGCAGTTCATCGCTGTGCACGGGCGGCCGCTGCTGTGGTACACTTTGCGGGCCTTTGAGGCCTGTCCGGAGATCGGGGCGGTGATCGTCATCCTCCCGCCCGACGCTGTCGCCGAACGCGGCGCCGAGATCGCCGGCTGGAGATTTGCCAAATACATGCTCGCCCTCGCGGGCGGCGCCGAACGCCACGATTCCGTCGCCAACGGCCTGGCCGCTCTGCCCCCGGCGAGCCCACTGGTCGCCATCCATGACGGGGTGCGGCCCCTGATCACCCCGGAGATCATCTCCGCCTGCATTGCCGCAGCGCGGGAGGGGGGTGCCGCTATCGCCGCGGTGCCGCCCAAGGATACCATCAAGGAGACCGAGGCGGGGCGGATCACGGCCACTCTCGACCGCCGCCGCCTGGTGCTGGTGCAAACCCCGCAGGTCTTCCGCAGCGACCTCATCCGCAGCGCCTATGAAGAGGCCTCCCGCTGCGGGGTTTTCAGCACCGACGACGCCGCCCTGGTCGAGGCGCTCGGCCATCCGGTGCGGGTCGTCCCCGGCGACTACCGCAATATCAAGGTCACCTCTCCGGAAGACCTGATTCTGGTCCATGCCCTCCTGGAGCCCTGAAATGCGCATCGGTCACGGATTCGATGTTCACCGCCTCGTCGCAGGGCGCAAGCTCATCCTCGGCGGGGTCGAGATCCCCTGCGAAC
Proteins encoded in this window:
- the ispD gene encoding 2-C-methyl-D-erythritol 4-phosphate cytidylyltransferase, with the translated sequence MEKSASCTALIVAAGQGKRFGGAVSKQFIAVHGRPLLWYTLRAFEACPEIGAVIVILPPDAVAERGAEIAGWRFAKYMLALAGGAERHDSVANGLAALPPASPLVAIHDGVRPLITPEIISACIAAAREGGAAIAAVPPKDTIKETEAGRITATLDRRRLVLVQTPQVFRSDLIRSAYEEASRCGVFSTDDAALVEALGHPVRVVPGDYRNIKVTSPEDLILVHALLEP
- the queA gene encoding tRNA preQ1(34) S-adenosylmethionine ribosyltransferase-isomerase QueA, with the translated sequence MKLSDFKYNLPEKLIAQYPSEERDQCRLMILNRETGTMEEGIFADVIDYMEKGDSLVINQTKVFPARLEGSKDKTDARVEVFLLRELELGLWEVLVKPARKVRVGNRLTIGNELACDVIDNTVSGGRVVRFNYSGDFYEIVDRIGKSPLPPYIKREPEPSDKERYQTVYARDRGAVAAPTAGLHFTPALLKKIKAKGVKVVPLTLHLGLGSFRTVVVEDLSRHKMDSEFFEISDEAAAAINETMRSKHKVIAVGTSVVRALEANVTSEGWAKSGHGWTDKFIYPPYDFKIVDRLITNFHLPQSTLLMLISAFAGRDLVFKAYRKAIRDKFMFFSYGDSMLIL
- the ruvB gene encoding Holliday junction branch migration DNA helicase RuvB is translated as MNPNDRPTCPDALNGEREFDATLRPGRFAEFIGQDKVKENLHIFIQAARARGEALDHVLFYGPPGLGKTSLAHIIAREMGANIRLTSGPTLERAGDLAGLLTNLSEHDVLFIDEIHRLNRVVEEYLYPAMEDFKLDIILDKGANARSIQLKLPHFTLVGATTRAGLLTSPLRARFGVSFRLDFYEPERLREIVLRSARILDKAIAPEAALEIARRSRGTPRVANRLLRRVRDFAQILGEPEITLERTMAALQRLDVDESGLDDMDKRILLTVIDKFSGGPVGLNTLAVAIGEESDTIEELYEPYLIQSGFLNRTPRGRVATAAAYAHFGRKQGHPLQGQLFE